In the Anaerostipes caccae L1-92 genome, GAATAATAGTTGTGGAAAAGAAAGCATTTGTCGCGGCGGACAGGTTAAGAAAAGATATAACAGGAGGGTTTTAGCTATGAGAATTGCAGAGCATCCGATTTTGGGCAGGATGGAGAAAGGGAAGGAGGTTTCTTTCTTTTATGACGGAAAGCCTGTGACGGGTTTTGAGGGTGAGCCGATTGCGGCGGCTTTGAAGGCTGCCGGGGTGATGGTGCACCGGCATACGAAAAAATACGGAAAGCCCAGGGGTATTTTCTGTGCCATCGGCCGCTGTACCGACTGTGTCATGGTGGTGGACGGTAAGCCTAACGTGAGGACTTGTGTGACGCCTCTGAAAGAAGGGATGAGGGTTCAGACTCAGTATGGAGTCAGTGCAGAAAAAACTAAGATGAAGGGATGATAACGATATGAAACGGTATGATTTGATCGTAGTAGGGGCAGGTCCGTCCGGCCTGTCTGCGGCCATAGAGGCGGCAAAGAAAGGGATGAATGTCATTGTTTTTGATGAAAATGCGAAACCGGGCGGACAGCTGTTTAAGCAGATACATAAATTTTTTGGTTCCAAAGAACACAAGGCAAAGATACGCGGATTTAAAATCGGAGAAGATCTGTTAAAAGAGGCAGAAGATGCGGGAGTGCAGGTCGTTTTAAATGCCACTGTCATAGGGCTTTATCTGGACAGAGAGATTACTGTGCGGATCGGAGATGAAATCCATCATTACAAAGGGGATGCTATTATCGTGGCGACTGGCGCTTCAGAAAATATGGTTACCTTTGACGGGTGGACACTGCCGGGAGTGATCGGGGCAGGAGCTGCCCAGACGATGATGAATCTGCATGGTATCCAGCCAGGTAAAAAGATTCTGATGCTTGGAAGCGGAAATGTAGGACTGGTGGTCAGTTATCAGCTGATGCAGGCCGGATGTGAGGTTGTGGCTTTAGTGGATGCAGCTCCAAGGATCGGAGGCTATGGGGTCCATGCGGCCAAAGTGGCAAGATGCGGCGTACCGTTTTATTTATCTCACACGATTGTGAAAGCAGAAGGCGAAGACCGGGTCACCGGAGTGACCATCGCAAAGGTGGATCAAAACTGGCAGACAGTGCCCGGATCTGAGAAGCATTTCGACGTAGATACCATCTGTCTTGCCGTCGGACTGTCTCCGATGTCCCAGCTTTTAAAAATGGCCGGATGTGAGATGGAAGATAACCCAAAGAAAGGCGGACAGGTACCGATTTGTAATGAATACGGGGAGACTTCCGTCAAAGGCATTTTTGTTGCCGGAGATGTGTCAGGCATTGAGGAGGCCAGTTCCGCGATGATCGAAGGCCGGATGGCGGGAATTGCTGCTGCCTGTGCCCTTGGATTTATGGATAAGAAAGAGCGGAATGAGAAGCTCGCTGCACTGGAAAAAGCCCTGGAAAGTCTGAGACAGGGAATGTTCGGTCCCGAAAATAAAGGAAAGCTTCTAAAGAAGACAGAAGAGGGCTGTGATATTTCCATGAACCTGCTGGAAAATGGTTATTTAGCCGAGGAAGAAGTAAAACAGTACCCGGGAGTTACAAAGACCGTAGGAATCCATCCGGTGATGGAGTGTACCCAGAATATTCCGTGTAATCCATGTCAGGACGCGTGTCCTAAGAAATGCATCAAGATCGGAGAAAATATCACTTCCCTGCCGGCAGTAGATCCGGACGCTCAGTGTATCGGGTGCGGCATGTGTGTAGCCGCTTGTTCAGGGCAGGCAATTTTCCTCGTGAACGAGCAATTTGAGAAAGATTATGCAAGCGTGACCCTTCCGTATGAATTCCTTCCGCTGCCAGAAAAAGGAGCAGAGGGAAAAGCGCTTGACCGGGGCGGAAACGAAGTATGCAGGGCAGAAGTGGTAGAGATAAAAACATCCAAAGGATTTGACCACACCAATCTTCTGACCATCAGGGTGCCTGCTGACATGGCCATGAAGGCAAGGTTTTTCCGCGCCTCTTAAAGCCTGAGTATAAAAGATGGAGGAAAGAACTGTGAATACGATAAATGACAGATCTAAGAAATTAGAAGCATATATTCCGGCGGACGATGATGATATGATCATCTGCCGGTGTGAGGAAATCACAAAAGGAGAAATCCGGAGAGCCGTCCACGACGGGATGTTTACCCTCACAGAGATCCGGAGATACTTAAGAACCGGCATGGGACTCTGTCAGGGGCAGACCTGTTCTAAACTGGTCAAGGGAATCGCTGCACGGGAACTGGGAGTTTCTCCGGCAGAACTGGAACCGGCTGTATCCAGGGCGCCGATGCGTCCTACCGAGATGAGAGTGTTTGGAAAGGAGGTACGGTAATATGGGAAATCGTTGTGCAGATGTGATCGTGATAGGGGGCGGTGTAATCGGAAACGCCACTGCCTATTATCTGGCAAAGAAAGGCTGCTCCGTTATCGTACTGGAAAAGAGTGATCACCTGGGAAATGGGGGTTCCAGCAGAAACGGAGGCGGTGTCCGTCAGTCCGGCCGGGACAAACGGGAACTTCCCCTTGCCATGTATGGAATAAAAAATCTCTGGCCGTCTCTCTCAGAAGAGCTGGGAACAGATGTGGAATACTGTCAGGATGGAAACCTGCGGCTTGGCAAGACAGAAGAACACATGAAAATTTTAAGCGGACTGGCTGAAAATACCCGGTCCTGCGGATTGGATGTGCGGATGATCTCAGGTGAGGAAGTACGGGAAATCTGTCCGTACTTATCTGATGAAGTCATAGGAGCCAGCTGGTGTCCTACCGATGGCCATGCAAATCCAATGCTCACCACACTTGCATTTTATAAGAAAGCCAGGGAATTGGGAGCCAGGTTCATTACCGGGGAAGAAGTGACTGAAATCCGGAAGATCAGAGGGAAAGCAAGGCAGGTCATTACGAAAGAAAACGTGTATGAAGGAGAGAATATTATATTGGCAGCAGGGCTTGAAAGCAGGGAGATCGCGGGTACAGTGGGCGTGGATATCCCTATGCAGCCTGCACTGCTGGAATGTCTGGTGACAGAGGCAGAACCGGAAATGTTCGGACAAATGCTTGGAACGGCGGAAGCGGATTTTTACGGCCATCAGACGAAACACGGTTCCTTTGTCTTCGGCGGTTCCTCAAACTTTGAAGGCTTCAATAAGGATAATGGTACTCCGGTTAACTCAAGCATCACAGCATCCTGCATCTGCCGGGGCATCATGAAATACTTCCCATCTCTGTCTGATGCTAAAATTGTCCGCACCTGGGCCGGATGGATGGACCTGTGTGCCGACAAAGTTCCTGTCATCAGCAAAGTTGAGGAAGTACCCGGACTGATCCTGGCCTGCGGATTTTCCGGACATGGTTTCGGAATTGCCCCGGCTGTAGGGGAACAGCTCTCTCAGATGGTGGTGGACGGCAGTACGGCACTGGATTTGACGGCGTTTAGATACGATCGTTTTCAAGCCAAAATCTGATTACAAAATAAAATACACAGGAATTCTGTACAACACAGCAGTGAAGCATTATAGTAGAATCAAGCAGAGGGGCAGGGAAGAGATATGGAGCCAAAACACCTGAAAAAACTTATTGTACCCAAGCAGCCGTCATTGGTCATGACAACATCCCACTACTATAAGGCCGTGATGATGGCTTACGGAATTTCACATTTTTATGCATTTGAAGTCGAAGAGGACGTCCACGACATCCTGTCCATTGTACCGGACGGATGTGTGGACTTTCTGTTTTATTGCAGCAAAGATTACCCATATGCCAGCATCATCGGCACCAGGCTGAAGGCTTCCCCGATGATCGGAAAGCCGGGAGATTACTTTTTCGGCATCCGGTTTATGCCGGGAAAGGTCATACTGCCTGATACGGTGAATCCCAATGAACTGGTCGAAGGGGAAGCAGCGCTGATGGAATTTATGAAGGCAGAACAAGTATATGACAAGATCATTCAAAGCCGTGACTTCCGGGCACAGATACAGGCTTTTTTAAATTTTTATGTGAACTGTAATCAGGAAAAGCTGGAGCACTTAGAAGACAGAAATCTTGGAAATTACCTGATTGATGAGATCACCAGGCGGGCCGGAAATGTAAAGATTGAAGAACTGGGTGAATTGACAGGGTATTCTGTCCGTTATGTAAATAAGGTGTTTAAAGAGAATATGGGAATTTCACCGAAAACGTATTGTAAGATCGCCCGGTTTCAGACCGTTTTAAACAGCCTGAAATGGGAAGAGGACGAAAAGGACCTGCTGGCCATTGCCATGAATGCCGGATATTATGACCAGTCCCATATGATGAAAGACTTTCGGAAATATACGAATATGACGCCGGTGCGGTATATCAAGAGTTTGGAGGAAGCGGAATATAAAAACAGGCTGATTATTTTAGGGTGAGTATTAAAAAGAGCTGATGTATAAAAATCATCAACTCTTATCTTATATGTATCTTTATTGTTCTCTAAAACACAATTTTCCGTCTTTCGGGTCTTCCACGATTGCAAGAGACTCTAAATGTACACCTTTCTCACGGATAATCTGACCGCCGTCCTGGAAACCTTTCTCGATCACGATACCGCAGCCAACCAGATTAGCACCGGAGCCGTTGACAAGATCGATCAATCCGTTTAATGCCTGTCCATTGGCGAGGAAGTCGTCAATAATCAGGATATTGTCATCCGGGGACAGGAACTTCTTTTCTACAAAGATATCAAATTCCAGTCCTTTTGTATAAGAAATTACCTTAGAGGTCAGCAGGTCTCCGTCCAGATTCTTGGACATGGATTTCTTTGCAAATACAACCGGGATATTGTCAAAATACTGTGCTGCGATCGTGGCGATCCCAATCCCTGAGGCTTCAATGGTCAAGATTCTGGTGATGTTTTCCGGAAACAGTCTTCTGAATTCTTTCCCTATTTCCTGAAGCAGCCCGATGTCCATCTGGTGGTTTAAGAAACTGTCAACTTTGAGGATTCCCCCATCCTTCAATACGCCGTCCTTTAAAATGCGCTCCTCTAATAATTTCATAAAATTCTCCATTTCATTCGACTTTTTTATCATTCTAGCACCAAAAGCTGTCAAAATCAATGAGATCAGGGAAGAATTGAGTTGTAAAAACACCATGCCTACCTTATAATATATAAGAATATAGGTTATTTTATAAAGATATATAGGAATATAGGAGGAACGCCCGTGAACCATGAGAAATTTCTTGTCCTTGATTTCGGGGGACAGTACAATCAGTTAATCGCAAGGAGAGTCAGAGAATGCAGCGTTTACTGCGAAATCAAACCTTATACTGCCTCACTTGAAGAAATAAAAGAATACAATCCAAAAGGAATCATTTTCACCGGAGGGCCAAACAGCGTTTACGGAGAAGATTCCGCCACATACGAAAAAGAAATATTTGAACTGGGAATCCCGATCTTGGGTATCTGCTATGGTTCCCAGCTGATGGCCCATGTCCTCGGCGGCAAGGTGGAGACCGCCCCTGTCAGCGAGTACGGGCACACAGAAGTGGATCTGGACAATTCATCCAAGCTCTTTGACGGTGTGGGCGATAAAACAGTCTGCTGGATGAGCCATACCGACTATATCGCCCAGGCACCGGAAGGTTTTAAGATAACCGCGACAACCCCTGTTTGCCCGGTGGCTGCTATGGAAAATGCGGACAAGAAGCTTTACGCAACCCAGTTCCATCCAGAAGTTATGCATACAGAACAGGGCAAAGAAATGATCTACAATTTCTTATACAAAGTATGCGGCTGCAAGGGCGACTGGAACATGGATTCTTTTGTGGATGACATGATCAAATCTATCCGTGAAAAAGTTGGAGACGGAAAAGTGCTCTGTGCATTGTCCGGAGGCGTGGACTCCTCTGTGGCAGCCGTTATGCTGGCGAAAGCAGTCGGAAAGCAGCTGACATGTGTGTTTGTAGACCATGGACTGCTCCGCAAA is a window encoding:
- a CDS encoding helix-turn-helix domain-containing protein, whose protein sequence is MEPKHLKKLIVPKQPSLVMTTSHYYKAVMMAYGISHFYAFEVEEDVHDILSIVPDGCVDFLFYCSKDYPYASIIGTRLKASPMIGKPGDYFFGIRFMPGKVILPDTVNPNELVEGEAALMEFMKAEQVYDKIIQSRDFRAQIQAFLNFYVNCNQEKLEHLEDRNLGNYLIDEITRRAGNVKIEELGELTGYSVRYVNKVFKENMGISPKTYCKIARFQTVLNSLKWEEDEKDLLAIAMNAGYYDQSHMMKDFRKYTNMTPVRYIKSLEEAEYKNRLIILG
- a CDS encoding (2Fe-2S)-binding protein translates to MRIAEHPILGRMEKGKEVSFFYDGKPVTGFEGEPIAAALKAAGVMVHRHTKKYGKPRGIFCAIGRCTDCVMVVDGKPNVRTCVTPLKEGMRVQTQYGVSAEKTKMKG
- a CDS encoding xanthine phosphoribosyltransferase; the protein is MKLLEERILKDGVLKDGGILKVDSFLNHQMDIGLLQEIGKEFRRLFPENITRILTIEASGIGIATIAAQYFDNIPVVFAKKSMSKNLDGDLLTSKVISYTKGLEFDIFVEKKFLSPDDNILIIDDFLANGQALNGLIDLVNGSGANLVGCGIVIEKGFQDGGQIIREKGVHLESLAIVEDPKDGKLCFREQ
- a CDS encoding NAD(P)/FAD-dependent oxidoreductase — encoded protein: MGNRCADVIVIGGGVIGNATAYYLAKKGCSVIVLEKSDHLGNGGSSRNGGGVRQSGRDKRELPLAMYGIKNLWPSLSEELGTDVEYCQDGNLRLGKTEEHMKILSGLAENTRSCGLDVRMISGEEVREICPYLSDEVIGASWCPTDGHANPMLTTLAFYKKARELGARFITGEEVTEIRKIRGKARQVITKENVYEGENIILAAGLESREIAGTVGVDIPMQPALLECLVTEAEPEMFGQMLGTAEADFYGHQTKHGSFVFGGSSNFEGFNKDNGTPVNSSITASCICRGIMKYFPSLSDAKIVRTWAGWMDLCADKVPVISKVEEVPGLILACGFSGHGFGIAPAVGEQLSQMVVDGSTALDLTAFRYDRFQAKI
- a CDS encoding FAD-dependent oxidoreductase → MKRYDLIVVGAGPSGLSAAIEAAKKGMNVIVFDENAKPGGQLFKQIHKFFGSKEHKAKIRGFKIGEDLLKEAEDAGVQVVLNATVIGLYLDREITVRIGDEIHHYKGDAIIVATGASENMVTFDGWTLPGVIGAGAAQTMMNLHGIQPGKKILMLGSGNVGLVVSYQLMQAGCEVVALVDAAPRIGGYGVHAAKVARCGVPFYLSHTIVKAEGEDRVTGVTIAKVDQNWQTVPGSEKHFDVDTICLAVGLSPMSQLLKMAGCEMEDNPKKGGQVPICNEYGETSVKGIFVAGDVSGIEEASSAMIEGRMAGIAAACALGFMDKKERNEKLAALEKALESLRQGMFGPENKGKLLKKTEEGCDISMNLLENGYLAEEEVKQYPGVTKTVGIHPVMECTQNIPCNPCQDACPKKCIKIGENITSLPAVDPDAQCIGCGMCVAACSGQAIFLVNEQFEKDYASVTLPYEFLPLPEKGAEGKALDRGGNEVCRAEVVEIKTSKGFDHTNLLTIRVPADMAMKARFFRAS
- a CDS encoding (2Fe-2S)-binding protein; this encodes MNTINDRSKKLEAYIPADDDDMIICRCEEITKGEIRRAVHDGMFTLTEIRRYLRTGMGLCQGQTCSKLVKGIAARELGVSPAELEPAVSRAPMRPTEMRVFGKEVR